Proteins from a genomic interval of Acinetobacter sp. SAAs474:
- a CDS encoding ParB/RepB/Spo0J family partition protein: MASTKELLAQRLQQNTQKHQQAQKEHMSDIKELRRNVQIIDIQPSPNQPRKIFNQQDIEDLAISIEEIGLLQPIAVRRIQDKYELIAGERRLKAHQFLKKNTIEVIIIDASDEDVALLTLAENLKREDLTDYEIYIGLSSLDEKLKKNKQKLAKSLGMNREDMYKYLSFSKLPPELIRDLEIQPALLSRTAATAVKKFLSDHQSNYSHAKKALLIAWKRLLSKEVEQTKLALMAEKILRAEETQQPIKNLIIHPIEYKNKVTGHIKFDHNLLKVSLKIDEFSDQDLYELDQVLKKILHKK, from the coding sequence ATGGCAAGTACCAAAGAATTGTTAGCACAACGTCTTCAGCAAAATACCCAAAAACATCAACAAGCTCAAAAAGAGCATATGAGTGATATCAAAGAATTACGTCGTAATGTACAAATCATTGATATTCAACCAAGCCCAAATCAACCTCGAAAAATATTTAATCAACAAGATATTGAAGATTTAGCAATATCAATTGAAGAAATAGGCTTATTACAGCCTATTGCTGTTAGACGTATTCAGGATAAATATGAACTGATTGCAGGTGAGCGACGCTTAAAAGCACACCAGTTCCTCAAAAAAAATACCATTGAGGTGATCATTATTGATGCTTCAGATGAGGATGTAGCACTATTAACGTTAGCAGAAAACTTAAAACGAGAAGACTTAACAGACTATGAAATTTATATTGGACTGAGTTCTCTAGATGAAAAATTAAAAAAGAACAAACAGAAACTTGCTAAATCATTGGGTATGAATCGCGAAGATATGTATAAATATCTATCATTTAGCAAATTACCTCCTGAATTAATTCGTGACCTCGAAATACAGCCTGCATTGCTATCTCGTACAGCAGCAACGGCAGTCAAAAAATTTCTTTCTGATCATCAAAGTAATTACAGTCATGCTAAAAAAGCACTGTTAATCGCATGGAAAAGACTATTAAGCAAAGAAGTGGAACAGACTAAATTAGCACTGATGGCTGAGAAAATTTTAAGGGCAGAAGAGACACAACAACCTATAAAAAATTTAATAATACATCCTATTGAATATAAGAATAAGGTAACAGGCCATATTAAATTTGATCATAATCTATTAAAGGTTTCGTTAAAAATAGATGAATTTAGTGATCAAGACTTATATGAACTTGATCAAGTTTTAAAAAAAATATTACATAAAAAGTAA
- a CDS encoding transposase: MNPLASLAPAIKDIASAQKTSFATTQATWRFLNNERVSFKQLNQPIESLAINELKRSNHAFALVAHNWSQLQYVKHNHKENRFERTHAHDLSYELQSSLLINAEDGMPIAPIAQTLTDAKGCYSTFSEHYNSKEKHLDSLMEQIEHIESQMLGKKLVHIIDHQGDSVAHLRFMQQQDYLYLIRGKEGHLVEYQGKNYKVREVSDQMVLSSAQKVNYKGRTEQLYVGEAEIKITRNAKPKKIDTNGKRIPPQKGIPLDVRLIIAEVRDIDGKTLARWTLLSNVPSEIKMFELAQWYYWRWNIESFFKLLKQAGYDVESWLQTTPQAILRRLLISCMACVLTWRIQRNNDEQNTKVRVFLTRISGRQQKRGRRESAPAILAGLSILLNTLQLLSEYSIDDLKSMAEIALGYPYNDV, encoded by the coding sequence ATGAACCCACTCGCATCTTTAGCGCCAGCAATAAAAGATATTGCATCTGCTCAGAAAACTAGCTTTGCTACAACCCAAGCAACATGGCGATTTCTGAATAATGAGCGTGTTTCTTTTAAGCAACTTAATCAGCCGATTGAGTCTTTGGCGATCAATGAACTCAAACGATCAAATCATGCCTTTGCTTTGGTTGCTCATAATTGGTCACAACTACAATATGTAAAACATAATCATAAAGAGAATCGATTTGAAAGAACACATGCTCATGACTTAAGTTATGAATTACAAAGCAGTTTATTGATCAATGCTGAAGATGGTATGCCCATAGCACCTATAGCGCAAACACTTACAGATGCTAAAGGTTGCTATTCCACCTTTTCAGAGCATTATAATTCTAAAGAAAAACATTTAGATTCATTAATGGAACAAATTGAGCATATTGAATCTCAGATGTTAGGGAAAAAACTTGTCCACATAATCGATCATCAAGGTGATTCAGTTGCTCATCTTCGGTTTATGCAACAACAGGATTATTTATATCTTATTCGAGGAAAAGAAGGTCATTTAGTTGAATATCAAGGGAAAAACTATAAAGTTCGTGAAGTTTCAGATCAGATGGTATTAAGTTCAGCACAAAAAGTTAACTATAAAGGACGAACAGAACAGCTATATGTGGGTGAAGCTGAAATTAAGATTACAAGAAATGCTAAACCTAAAAAAATAGATACAAACGGTAAAAGAATACCACCTCAAAAAGGTATTCCTTTAGATGTACGTTTGATCATTGCAGAAGTTCGAGACATCGATGGAAAAACACTTGCGCGCTGGACATTATTGAGCAATGTGCCTAGTGAAATAAAAATGTTTGAACTTGCTCAGTGGTATTATTGGCGTTGGAACATTGAAAGCTTCTTTAAACTGTTAAAACAGGCAGGTTATGATGTTGAATCATGGCTACAAACAACACCACAAGCCATCTTAAGACGTCTACTTATTTCCTGTATGGCCTGTGTTTTAACATGGCGAATTCAACGTAATAATGATGAGCAAAATACGAAAGTTAGAGTATTTTTAACGAGGATATCAGGAAGACAACAAAAGCGAGGTCGACGAGAAAGTGCACCTGCAATATTGGCAGGACTCTCGATCTTATTGAATACTCTTCAATTGCTATCAGAATATTCAATAGATGACTTAAAAAGTATGGCTGAAATTGCTTTGGGGTATCCATACAATGATGTGTAG
- a CDS encoding transposase has product MERIEVITSAQRRRRYTGQQKAQFVAMTMQPGSSVSSVARQYGIAPSLLFKWKKLMQDGGVTAVEANDQVVSVSNYNALLKK; this is encoded by the coding sequence ATGGAACGTATTGAAGTTATTACATCGGCTCAACGTCGTAGACGTTATACAGGTCAACAAAAAGCACAGTTTGTTGCTATGACCATGCAACCTGGATCATCCGTTTCTTCTGTTGCTAGACAGTATGGTATTGCCCCAAGTTTACTGTTTAAATGGAAGAAACTTATGCAAGATGGTGGAGTAACTGCCGTGGAAGCCAATGATCAAGTCGTCAGTGTTTCAAACTACAATGCACTATTAAAAAAGTAA
- a CDS encoding aKG-HExxH-type peptide beta-hydroxylase: MLIQTSFQEQMENIICLVTRKYPDNIKKITNSSELKELYYSYLETLQKRKIEDNDDGLILTSFDKAFRISKDFNGGSGVLDDFDQKNNITLKPIENIEEKKEQLKEALTFLAEVHDEYYSLLNFMITNIFLFPSEVAAGGSSSTAVGTIWANLKEKLSTKDVAEFFIHELTHNCIFIDEHRYGHYDYHIISDESTWATSAVLLTNRPLDKVLHSIIVSMEIILFREKVIGHPQQPKIHPPTEILLNQIKQSINSIKTVGKKFPKALSQRSYDLLENVESNLKKIT, encoded by the coding sequence ATGTTGATTCAAACTAGCTTTCAGGAACAAATGGAAAATATTATCTGTTTAGTTACGAGAAAATATCCAGATAATATCAAAAAAATTACAAATAGTTCAGAATTAAAAGAACTGTACTATTCATACCTCGAAACGCTTCAAAAAAGAAAAATAGAAGATAACGATGATGGATTAATTCTTACATCATTCGATAAAGCTTTTAGAATTTCTAAAGACTTCAACGGTGGATCCGGTGTTTTAGATGATTTTGATCAAAAAAACAATATCACATTAAAACCTATTGAAAATATTGAAGAAAAAAAAGAGCAGTTGAAAGAAGCATTAACTTTTTTAGCTGAAGTACATGATGAATATTATTCTTTACTTAATTTTATGATTACTAATATTTTCTTATTTCCATCTGAAGTTGCTGCAGGAGGTTCTTCATCAACAGCGGTTGGTACAATATGGGCAAATTTAAAAGAAAAATTATCTACTAAAGATGTAGCAGAATTTTTTATTCATGAACTTACGCATAACTGTATTTTTATAGACGAACATAGATATGGTCATTACGATTATCATATTATTTCGGATGAGTCTACATGGGCAACATCTGCGGTATTGCTTACAAATAGACCTTTAGATAAAGTGTTACATAGTATTATAGTTTCTATGGAAATTATCTTATTTAGAGAAAAAGTGATCGGTCATCCACAACAACCCAAGATCCATCCTCCAACTGAAATTTTATTAAATCAAATAAAACAATCAATTAACTCAATAAAAACAGTGGGAAAAAAATTTCCTAAGGCTTTATCTCAAAGATCATACGATCTATTAGAAAATGTTGAATCGAATTTAAAAAAAATAACTTAA